The Thermodesulfobacteriota bacterium genomic sequence TCGGAAAAAATGTCTTCCCTCGGTAAACTGGCAGCAGGTGTGGCCCACCAGTTAAACAACCCCTTGGGAGGAATCACTCTCTTCACCAAGCTTGTCTTGGAGGAATACGACCTCGAAGAAGGAGCCAGGGATGATTTGCAACGCATTTTGAAAGATGCTGAAAGATGCCGCGATACCGTTAAAGAACTTCTTGAGTTTACCAGACAGACTCGAAATGTCATGCAGCCCCACGATATAAACAAATCTATTTCCAGAACCCTTTTTCTCCTTGAAAACCAGACCCTCTTCCATAATATCGAAATAGAGAAGCAGATGGCTTCTTCACTTCCTCCTATTATGGCTGATACCCAGCAATTGAATCATATGTTTATGAACCTGATCATAAATGCGGCCCAGGCAATGGAGGGAAAGGGAAAACTGACTTTGGAAACCTGCAGGTCGCGACAGGAAAAGTGGATTAAAATAACCATATCAGACACCGGTCCGGGAATACCCGGAGATATATTACCCCATATTTTCGATCATTTTTTTACCACCAAAGAAGAAGGAAAAGGGACCGGTCTTGGACTCAGTATGGTATACGGAATTGTAGAAAACCACGGTGGAAAAATTATGGCCAAAAACAAGCCCGGTCAGGGCTCTATTTTTATCATCGAGTTTCCCATTGCAACTCAGAGCAATAAAGGAGATCAAATTGAAAGATAGTGTTGATACCACCCACATACTGGTTGTGGATGATGAAAAGGACATACGCGACGGATCTCAGCGAATTCTTTCCAAGATTGGTTTCCAAGTCGTGACCGCATCCCGTGGCGACGAAGCCCTCAATATCCTGGAAAGAGAAAAACCATCTATCGTTTTTCTCGATCTAAAAATGCCTGGCATGAGTGGAATGGAGGTTTTGGAGCGAATCAGGGAAATAGATGAAACCATACTGGTCATCATCATCACCGGATATGCAACGGTGGAAACGGCGACCAAAGCCATGAAACAGGGGGCTTATGATTTTATTTCCAAACCCTTTGACCCGGATCAAATGCGTATCGTGGTGAACCGTGCCTGGGAAAAAATTCGCCTGACCCGCGAGGCAGAAAAGCTGGAACGGGAAAGGAAAAGAACCCTGCTGGATCTGCACACCGAAAAAAGCCGTATCCATACCATTCTTGAATCTTTTCCCAATGGGGCCATGGTGACCAACACCAGAGGACAGGTGGTTCTGATGAATCCGGCTTTTCGGCAACTCCTCGAAATAGACTCTGATTTGAAACCGGGTAACCCCATAGAAGACTATATGCCGGACCAAAGCCTTTGCAATCTTGTTAAGGAAATTTCCCAGGGCAAACATATCGATTATGATGATATCCCGGATTATGAGTTTGCTCTCTCAGACAAAAAATATCTTCTGGCAAAAGCCCAGCCGGTACTGGGCGAAAAACAAGAATGCCTGGGTGCGGTGGTAAATGTAATGGATATCTCAGATATGAAGGTGCTGGATCAGCTTAAATCGGAATTCGTGGCAAAGGTTTCCCACGAACTTCGATCTCCCCTGTCAACCATCCATGAACAACTGGCGCTCGTTATCAGGGACATGGTGGGAAAAACAACCATGGATGACCAGCACATACTCACCCGTGCCAAGGAAAAGACCCAGGGATTGATCGCTCTGATAGGCGATCTGCTCGATCTCTCCCGCATCGAGGAAGGGATTATTTGTCACCAGCCGCAACCGGTAAAATTGGAAGAAACCCTGAAAAATATAGTGGATTTTCTGCAAACCCGTGCAAAGAGCAAGAAACAGTCTTTAATCCTGAATCTTCCCAAAGATCCTGTTCCTTCACTGATAGCCGACCCCATTGCCCTGGAAAGCATATTTGGCAACCTGATTGCCAATGCCATCAGTTATACCCATAAAAACGGAAAAATAAAAATAGATGTTGACCTGGCAGGGATAAACATCCGTGTAAGGATTAAGGATAACGGATTTGGCATCGCAGATAAACACCTTGAAAAGATATTTGAAAGGTTCTACAGGGTCAAAGATGAAAACACCAGGTATATTACCGGTACAGGACTCGGCCTTCCCATAGTAAAAGGACTGGTGGATTCTTTGAACGGTTTTATCGAGGTGGAAAGCACTCCCGGAAAAGGAACCGTTTTCACCGTTCTTCTCCCGGTAAAAGAGTAATTCAGGCCTTTTAAATTTTACGAATTTTCATCAAGTGCTTTGAGAAACTCCTTCGGTGGGACTTGGGTGCCTGTCCAGAGAGCAAAGGTTCGTCTTGCCTGAAAGGCAAGGGTGGAAAGACCGTCCATGAAACGAATATTTCTCGCTTTGGCCATATCCTGCCAAAAATTTTTTGTATGGCCATAGTTAAGATCCAACACAAGTTCGCATTGCGGAATTTCCAACCTTTCCACAACTGCAGCCAGTTCCGGTGATTCATCGATGCTGGAAACAGAAGTGGTATTGACCACAATATTGGCTGGAAACGGCCGATTCGGCAAATCGTAAATCGGCATCGCGTCTCCACTAAAACGATCGACTATTTCCAGGGCCTTTTCTTTTCTTCGGCCTGCAACCATAATGGAGTCTGTTCGAAGCCAGTTTAAAATAAATACAACTGATTTTGCTGCACCGCCTGTGCCAAAAACGAGAGCCTGCTTGCCTTCAACATCAAAATCCACTTCACTGAGGGCATCCATGAAACCGATTGCATTGGTGTTGTAACCTTTTAATATGTCTCCGTCACAAACGATGGTATTGACCGCGCCAATGATATTTGCTCCTTCGGAAAGAACATCAAGAAAAGGAATGACTTTCTCTTTATACGGTACGGTGATGTTTGCGCCTGCGATATTTAAAATTCGGATACTTTGAATGGCCTGTCCGATGTCTTCCGGTTTAACTGCAAAAGGTACATATCTTCCTTTTATACCTAATCGTTTCATTACCAAGGAAAACATGTCCGGCGATTTTAAACGAAAAGCCCGCTCATCACTTAATATGCAAAAAACCATCATTATACTCGATTCTCGATACTGGATGCTCGATGTTGGATACTCGTTGCTTGTTACTCGTTTGCCTTGCCACAGTGTCTTGTCAGGGCGTAGCTTGTAAAGCGCGAAGCCTGGTCGATTCTGGATTGAATATCGAGCATCTTCTTTTAAAGATTCAGTATTCAGCAAAGCCAGTTTGAGCGAAGCGAAAATCCCGCTGAAAGCGGGGTATCCAGTATCAATCATCGAGCATCCAGTATCCAGAAACCAGTATTAACCTTTTACTCAATTTCGAGTAGATCTTTAACGCTCCGGGTAATCTCTTCTGCAGACGCCGGTTTGGCAATATAGTCGTCCGCCTCCGTACTCATTCCATCCGCGTGTGAATAGCGTGTTGAAGTCACATGTGATGCGACAGCAGTCAGCAGGACAATGGGAATGTCACGGTATTTTTCATCCCCTTTCAGATCCGCACACATTTCATACCCGTCCTTTTCAGGCATCATTACATCAAGTACGATGGCATCAGGTGGATTGGCCTGTACCTTCTCCAGCCCCTCAACACCGTTATAGGCGATTTCAACCTCAAAGCCTTCCTTCTCCAGATTTCCCTGAACAATGGAAGCGAAATCAGGTTCATCATCGACCACCAGAATTCTCTTTTTTTCGCTCATGATATCCTCCCTGTTTTTTGTTTTATTAAACCCATAATCCGGAAAAACCGGAAACAAGCAGTTGTTTTTCTATGAAATTTTTCCGACAAAATACACCAGAATGACAGCCAAGATACTAGTCCACCTCAGGCCTGGGATACAGGCCCGCTTGTTCCACAATTTCAGGCACTTTTTCCTCCCACTCAATGGCCATAACGTGAAAACCGCGAACTCCTTCAACCTCTTTGAGTCGTTGGATTGCCTCAATACAGATCTTAATGCCTTCCTCAGCCTGTTTTTCCTTGGGGGTGTCCGCCAGACGTTTAACCACTTCGTCAGGTACGTCCATGCCGGGAACCCGGTTTTTCATATATCTGGCCATGCCGGCATTCTTCATCGGGGTCATTCCTGCCAGTATATAAACCTTTTCATGGAGTCCGCGGTCGCAAACCATCTTCATCCATTCCTCAAACTTATCAAGGTTGTATATGCACTGAGTCTGGATGAACTCAACACCTGCGGCAACCTTTTTCGCCAGCCGGGGCACACGGATCTCAAACGGATCGGCAAAAGGATTTGCGGCCGCTCCCACAAACATCTTCGGAGGACGCTTGATATCATCTCCCCCTAAGAACTTTCCTTCGTCCCGCATGTGCCGGACGGTTTGAATAAGTTGCATCGAATCAATATCATGAACATTCTGGCCTTGGGAGCAGTCCCCGAAGCTCTGATGATCACCTGAAAGGCAGAGAATATTGTTTATGTCAAAAGAAGCCGCTCCGAGAATGTCGCTCTGCAGGGCAATACGGTTCCGGTCGCGGGTAACCATCTGAAGCACCGGTTCCAGGCCAATCAGTTTAAGTCGAATACAGGCGGCCAGACTGCACATGCGTGTGACTGATGTCTGGTTGTCGGTAATATTGATTGCATCCACATGATCCTTGATCATATCGGCCTTGTTGATAATTACCTCTGGATCGCTTCCTCGCGGGGGGCCGCACTCGGAGGTAACGGCAAGATGCCCGGCGGCAAGAATTTTTTCTAGTTTACTCGGTGTCTTTGCTTTCATTGCTGCACATCCTCCCTTATCACTTTTCTGGGCCCACCGGCCCTTTCAGTTGACCAGTCTTTTATAGGGGTGATTTTTTCATAGTCATCCAGTTTTCCCAATGCCTTGAGACGGTCAATGATCAATTGCCAGGCACAGTCCAACTCCGGATTAATTTCACACTTTCCATTTGTTGAGCCGCCGCAGGGGCCGTTAAGGATCCTTTTGGCACAGCGGGAAACCGGGCAAATTCCGGCAGTACGTGCTAAAATGCACTCTCCGCAACCCTGGCACCTTTCAGTCCAGACACCCCGTTCTTCAGTCACACCCATAAAACATGTATTCACCCCCGGAAAAACAGGGGTGGTGTGATATTTTTCGGCCATGAACTGGACGCCGACCCCGCAGGCTAGAGAGACGACCGCATCGTACTGATCAATCACATCACGAACCTCTTCAAGGTATTCGTGATCGCATTGTCGTTCCAAAGTCCTTTCATCTATCCTGACTTCCCGGCCCTGGTTTAGAAAATACATTCTAAGAGCAGAAGATAGGACACCCACCTCCTTTTTTCCTCCTGCCTCGCAGACCGTCACACACTCGTTGCAACCTAAAATGAGGATTTTTTCTTTATCTTTGATTTCCTCAATAATCTCCTCAATCGGCTTTTTATCCGCGACAATCATAATACCTCTCTTTCATTCTAAATTGGAATTTGAAAATCTAAATTTATTTGATCTTTGAAAAATCTGCCTGCCAAAGGATCATTCATACAATCCGTCACCCAGGCTTCTGAATATCGGATTGCCTGAATGTGGCACATATCCAGCACTGTTATTGTTTCAAGCTGCCTTTTTCTTGGCCGATTTTATAGGATTTGGACCCAATTTTTGAATTCTTTTATCCATCTCCACCGCATATTCGGCAAACTTAGGACCTTCCCCTGACGACAGATTGTACATCTGTACCCGTTCTCCTCCGATACCGATAGCATCAAGAATTTGTTGCGCCTGCTCGACCCGTTTCCGGGCTCTGAAATTGCCGCTGTTATAGTGACAATCCCCTTCCATACACCCGACCACGTACACACCGTCCGCCCCTTTTTCAAATGCGCGCAGCATATGAAGAATATCCACCTTCCCGGTGCAAGGAACCAGGACGATCCTGATGTTTGTCGGATAACTCAATCGCATTGAACCTGCCAGGTCCGCTGCAGTGTAACCTCAGAAATTACAGCAAAATGCTATGATGATCGGTTCAAAATCTTTTCCCATAAAATTCCTCCTACATAACTCCCTCAAGCAAAGCGTCGACTTTGCACAGTATCTGATCGTCTTCGTACCAGTTAAGTTCAATGGCCTTGGCGGGGCATTCAGCCGCGCAAATTCCGCATCCATGGCACAAAGCGTCATCAATTTCACTCACGCCTTCTTCATTAATCACCGGAACTCCGTAAGGACATGACCGGACGCATACCAGACAGGAAGCGCATACATCTGTATTGACCCTGGCCGTAATTGCAGACAAGGTAAGCTCATCCTGTGATAAAAACGTAGTTGTTCTTGATACCGCCGCAAGGGACTGAGCGATTGCTTCGGACAGAAGCATGGGACTGTGGGCGGTACCGCATACAAATATGCCTTCAGTGGCCATATCCACCGGCCTTAACTTTACATGTGCTTCCAGAAAGTGCCCTTCAGTATTTCTGGCCAGCTTCAGTATGGAGGCCAGCTCTTCGGTGTCTTCGGCTTTTACCCCTGCACTCAGAGCAAGCAGATCCGCACTGACCTGAAGAGGCTGACCCAGGATATGGTCCTTAAAGGTGACCTTCAATCCGTCGTCCGCAGCCTCCACCCTTGGAGGATCCTCCGGGGTGTAACGGGAAAAGATAATTCCGAGTTTCCTGGCTTCGGTGTAATAGTCCTCTAAAAGCCCGTACATGCGGATATCCCGGTAAAGAATATAGATGTCCGCCTGCGGATTCAGTTCTTTTATGTGAAGGGCATTTTTGATGGCGCTCTGACAACAAACACGGGAGCAATTGGGGTTTTCATCATTTCTTGAGCCCACACACTGGATCATCACTACCTGATTCAAATCGTCCAGATCGTTCTTCTCAAGTTGCTCTGATAATTCGATTTGCGTCATCACTCGCGAATCTTCCCCATACAGGTATTCGCCGGGCTGGTATTCGTTGGCACCCGTTGCAACCACCACAGCCCCGTGATTGATTTTTCTTTCGTACATCCCCGGACCCACCAGGACTTCTGTGGTAAAATTTCCCTTGAATCCGGTAAAACCGACAATGAGTGATTGCGTTAAAACCTGGATTTTAGAGTGGGAGGTGACCTTTTCGATCAGCCCTGCCAGGTATTTTTTTACATCTGCTCCGTCTATAGTTTTGGTAAGACGGTTTGCCAGGCCGCCAAGCTGTTTTTCTTTTTCTACTATGACCGTTTCAAACCCCTGATCGGCAAGACCCAGTGCAGTGTTCATCCCGGCCACACCGCCGCCGATGATCAAAGCCCTCTTGTTGACCGGAATCTTCTTTTCATGCAATGGAAAGAGGGTTGCGACTCTGGCCACTGCCATTCTGATAAGATCCTTTGCTTTTCCCGTGGCTGCAACCGGGTCGTCTGAATGAACCCAGGAATCCTGGTTTCGAATGTTGGCCATTTCAAAAAGATATTTGTTAAGACCGCAAGCCTCCAGCGTATCCATAAAAATACCTTCATGTGTTTTCGGCGTACACGAAGCCACCACGATCCGGTTTAAATCATGTTCCGAAATCTGCTCTTTCATTTGATCCTGAGTATCCTGGGAACAGGTAAAAAGGTTATTGCTGGTATAGACGACATGTGGAAGGGAAGCCGCGTACTCCTCTACGGCCTCTATATCCACCACCCCGGCAATATTAATACCACACTTACAGACAAATACACCCACCCGTAACTCCTCTCCATCCACGTCGATTTCTTCCGGAATCTCAACGCTTTTGGTGCACGTGTTTCGGGCTTCAACAAGACTTCTCCCGGCTGCACAGGCCGCCGCACTGGCCTCTATAACCGAACTGGGAATATCTTTCGGTCCCTGGAAGGTCCCACAGGCATAAACACCCTGACGCGAGGTTTCCACAGGTGTAAAAGGAAGAGTTTCGGCAAAACTGTATCGGTTCAAATTAACATCAAGCCGCTTGGCAAGTTCCACCGTCGATTGCGAAATCTCAAGTCCAACCGACAAGACCACCATGTCAAAATCCTCTAGCTGAATACGACCGCTTTCATCCACATACTTTATACGCAGTTCACCGGTATCCCTAACTTCATCTATGGTATGCACCCTGGCCTTTACAAACCGAACCCCTTCCCTATCCTTTGCCCGGTTATAATATTTCTCATAATCCTTGCCAAAGGTTCGGATATCCATGTTAAAAACCACACAATCGAGATCACCCGCGGAATGCTCCTTTGCGATCATCGCTTCTTTAATGGCATAGGTACAGCACACAGACGAACAGTAGCCGTTACCGCACCGGTTCATATCCCTTGACCCGATACACTGCAACCAGGCAATATTTTTAGGCTCCTGACTATCCGACGGCTTTACCAGATGGCCCATGGTGGGGCCTGATGCGCTGAGGATCCGTTCGAATTCCAGACTGGTCATTACATTTGGATTTCTGCTATAATGGTAAAACTCCTGCAGCATGGTGGGGTCGAAGACATCGTTGCCCGGACAGAGAACCACCGACCCGACCTCGATTTCTCTTCTTTCAGTTTCCATGCTGTGATCAATTGCTCCGGCAAGGCACGCATCCACACACTGATAACACTCTGAGCAAATACCGCATTTAAGACACCGCTCTGCCTCGTTTTTCGCTTCGTTTTCATCGTAGCCGTAGGAAACTTCCAGAAAATTACACTCTCGAGCAGCCGGATCCAGACAGCGAACCGGA encodes the following:
- a CDS encoding response regulator, which codes for MKDSVDTTHILVVDDEKDIRDGSQRILSKIGFQVVTASRGDEALNILEREKPSIVFLDLKMPGMSGMEVLERIREIDETILVIIITGYATVETATKAMKQGAYDFISKPFDPDQMRIVVNRAWEKIRLTREAEKLERERKRTLLDLHTEKSRIHTILESFPNGAMVTNTRGQVVLMNPAFRQLLEIDSDLKPGNPIEDYMPDQSLCNLVKEISQGKHIDYDDIPDYEFALSDKKYLLAKAQPVLGEKQECLGAVVNVMDISDMKVLDQLKSEFVAKVSHELRSPLSTIHEQLALVIRDMVGKTTMDDQHILTRAKEKTQGLIALIGDLLDLSRIEEGIICHQPQPVKLEETLKNIVDFLQTRAKSKKQSLILNLPKDPVPSLIADPIALESIFGNLIANAISYTHKNGKIKIDVDLAGINIRVRIKDNGFGIADKHLEKIFERFYRVKDENTRYITGTGLGLPIVKGLVDSLNGFIEVESTPGKGTVFTVLLPVKE
- a CDS encoding shikimate dehydrogenase — its product is MIDTGYPAFSGIFASLKLALLNTESLKEDARYSIQNRPGFALYKLRPDKTLWQGKRVTSNEYPTSSIQYRESSIMMVFCILSDERAFRLKSPDMFSLVMKRLGIKGRYVPFAVKPEDIGQAIQSIRILNIAGANITVPYKEKVIPFLDVLSEGANIIGAVNTIVCDGDILKGYNTNAIGFMDALSEVDFDVEGKQALVFGTGGAAKSVVFILNWLRTDSIMVAGRRKEKALEIVDRFSGDAMPIYDLPNRPFPANIVVNTTSVSSIDESPELAAVVERLEIPQCELVLDLNYGHTKNFWQDMAKARNIRFMDGLSTLAFQARRTFALWTGTQVPPKEFLKALDENS
- a CDS encoding response regulator; this encodes MSEKKRILVVDDEPDFASIVQGNLEKEGFEVEIAYNGVEGLEKVQANPPDAIVLDVMMPEKDGYEMCADLKGDEKYRDIPIVLLTAVASHVTSTRYSHADGMSTEADDYIAKPASAEEITRSVKDLLEIE
- a CDS encoding methylenetetrahydrofolate reductase, which codes for MKAKTPSKLEKILAAGHLAVTSECGPPRGSDPEVIINKADMIKDHVDAINITDNQTSVTRMCSLAACIRLKLIGLEPVLQMVTRDRNRIALQSDILGAASFDINNILCLSGDHQSFGDCSQGQNVHDIDSMQLIQTVRHMRDEGKFLGGDDIKRPPKMFVGAAANPFADPFEIRVPRLAKKVAAGVEFIQTQCIYNLDKFEEWMKMVCDRGLHEKVYILAGMTPMKNAGMARYMKNRVPGMDVPDEVVKRLADTPKEKQAEEGIKICIEAIQRLKEVEGVRGFHVMAIEWEEKVPEIVEQAGLYPRPEVD
- a CDS encoding methylenetetrahydrofolate reductase C-terminal domain-containing protein, encoding MIVADKKPIEEIIEEIKDKEKILILGCNECVTVCEAGGKKEVGVLSSALRMYFLNQGREVRIDERTLERQCDHEYLEEVRDVIDQYDAVVSLACGVGVQFMAEKYHTTPVFPGVNTCFMGVTEERGVWTERCQGCGECILARTAGICPVSRCAKRILNGPCGGSTNGKCEINPELDCAWQLIIDRLKALGKLDDYEKITPIKDWSTERAGGPRKVIREDVQQ
- a CDS encoding hydrogenase iron-sulfur subunit gives rise to the protein MGKDFEPIIIAFCCNFUGYTAADLAGSMRLSYPTNIRIVLVPCTGKVDILHMLRAFEKGADGVYVVGCMEGDCHYNSGNFRARKRVEQAQQILDAIGIGGERVQMYNLSSGEGPKFAEYAVEMDKRIQKLGPNPIKSAKKKAA
- a CDS encoding FAD-dependent oxidoreductase, translating into MSDKNNSKEIIGSVMVVGGGIAGMQSALDLANSGYYVYMLEKSSAIGGMMSQLDKTFPTNDCAMUVISPKLVEVGRHLNIELLTNTELEELNGDVGHFTATVTQKARYVDISKCTSCGECIGVCPIEVPNEYDKGLSKRKAIYKQYAQAIPGAFAISKIGTAPCKATCPAHVSIQGYIALINEGKYLEALKLFKEDHPFPGICGRVCHHPCEEICTRNDVDQPLAIRELHRFLADWELGQDTSYIPETAEPRNEKVAIIGSGPAGLAAAYSLARNGYQVTIFEKLPVAGGMMAVGIPEYRLPRDILQSEIRVIEEMGVTIETGITFGKDITMKSLKKDGFSAMFMAIGLHGGRSLGVENEDGEGVLQGVDFLRDSAMGKDVPIGDDVIVVGGGNVAIDVALTAKRKGAKTVTMICLEKREEMPAWEHEIEEALESDIKIINSFGPKAFFIDKSNKVSGIEFKTCTAVFDSDGRFNPSYDENECQPVFGDTVIISIGQSTDLSFIKEQGIAVTRVGGLEADPVTLQTPIDWVFAGGDAFYGPKSVVEAVSCGKEAAESIHRFINGMDLKKDREKTWEFEKPDVSLESHKPRTPVRCLDPAARECNFLEVSYGYDENEAKNEAERCLKCGICSECYQCVDACLAGAIDHSMETERREIEVGSVVLCPGNDVFDPTMLQEFYHYSRNPNVMTSLEFERILSASGPTMGHLVKPSDSQEPKNIAWLQCIGSRDMNRCGNGYCSSVCCTYAIKEAMIAKEHSAGDLDCVVFNMDIRTFGKDYEKYYNRAKDREGVRFVKARVHTIDEVRDTGELRIKYVDESGRIQLEDFDMVVLSVGLEISQSTVELAKRLDVNLNRYSFAETLPFTPVETSRQGVYACGTFQGPKDIPSSVIEASAAACAAGRSLVEARNTCTKSVEIPEEIDVDGEELRVGVFVCKCGINIAGVVDIEAVEEYAASLPHVVYTSNNLFTCSQDTQDQMKEQISEHDLNRIVVASCTPKTHEGIFMDTLEACGLNKYLFEMANIRNQDSWVHSDDPVAATGKAKDLIRMAVARVATLFPLHEKKIPVNKRALIIGGGVAGMNTALGLADQGFETVIVEKEKQLGGLANRLTKTIDGADVKKYLAGLIEKVTSHSKIQVLTQSLIVGFTGFKGNFTTEVLVGPGMYERKINHGAVVVATGANEYQPGEYLYGEDSRVMTQIELSEQLEKNDLDDLNQVVMIQCVGSRNDENPNCSRVCCQSAIKNALHIKELNPQADIYILYRDIRMYGLLEDYYTEARKLGIIFSRYTPEDPPRVEAADDGLKVTFKDHILGQPLQVSADLLALSAGVKAEDTEELASILKLARNTEGHFLEAHVKLRPVDMATEGIFVCGTAHSPMLLSEAIAQSLAAVSRTTTFLSQDELTLSAITARVNTDVCASCLVCVRSCPYGVPVINEEGVSEIDDALCHGCGICAAECPAKAIELNWYEDDQILCKVDALLEGVM